The genomic DNA TATTCCACCATATAATTTATTGTTTAAAAAAAGTAAATTTTTAGTATCTCTTTCATCAAGGAAACCAATAAGCTTTGCTTTTTTTAAAAGAGCACATCCAGATAATTTTACAACTTCTTTTCCAAAATCCTCTACGATGTAAGCGACGGGCAAAATCGCAGCAGATGCATCTGACTGTATTTGATTTATCAAATCCCATAGTTCTATATTAGGATATTTAGAAACACTTCTTGAGTTTTCAAGAATTTCATCAATATGAAATGAAACTATCTTTTCTGATTCTGTTTTTGCTTTAAATATATCGCCTGCTTTTTTACCCTTAACAAGGACTATCTTCATATCTGAGCGAACTTCAGCGTCCCTTTCAATGAAATCTAAAACATCTATAATACCTCTTTTTGCAATCTTTTCACTTATGTAAACAGTTTTTGAGTGTGCCCAGTAAATTTTTTTTCCTGATTTTGCAATTATGTTTCTTACTGCATCAAATATTGTTTCACCTTCAGAAGTAAAATATTCAGGCATTTGCTGGATTCCATTTTCAGCAGTTTTTAATGTAACAATTTCAACTGTCAAAGAATAAACATTTTTATCTTCATCATAATCAAATGATATTCCGGCGGCAGGCGCAATCTTATCTATTTCTCTGTAGTTCCAGCAAGAGGAATATAATAACACAATTAATGTCAAAATAATAATTTTAACTAACTTCACCGTTATCCTTTCCCTTCATAGGATTTATAGAAGTATTTCTAACTTTATTTTTAGCACCTATTAAAATTGGCCTCAACTTCATTGCCCACCATGGAACTCTTATGGCAGTATCTTTAATATTCTGAAAATCTATTGAAACAGCATGTAGTGTGTAGGGAACCCCAAAACTTTTCATTGAAAATAATTGAATAAACATAGTAAACAAACCAAACATTGTTCCGTAAAAACCTAAAAATGCTGTAAAAAAAAGTATTATAAATCTATATGCTATTATAGAAGTTGTTAATTGAGGTATTAAAAATTCAGTTATTCCTGTTAAAGCAGTTATAATAACCATTGGAGCGCTAATAAATCTTGCACTTACAGCAGCCTCACCAATAACAAGAACTCCAACTATGCTGACAGCCTGACCCACTGGTTTTGGGAGCCTAGTTCCAGCTTCTCTTAATATTTCGAAAACAAATATCATGCCAAATGCTTCTATAACAGTTGGAAATGGAACCCCTTCTCTTGCAGCAGCAATGCTAAGAAGCAAGGGTGTTGGGAGCAATTCCTGGTGATAATTAGAAAGAGCAATAAATAAAGAAGGTATGGTGGTGGAAAGAAAAAAACCTAATATTCGTATAAGCCTGTTAAATGAAGCAAATAACCAGCTTGAATAATAATCTTCATTTGATTGGAATGCTTCAATTAATAGGTATGGTAAAGTTAAAGCAAAGGGAGAGCCGTCTACAATTATTGCAATACGGCCTTCTAATATTTTGCTGCAGACAACATCCGGTCTTTCAGTATAGCCTATAGTTTGAAATGTGCTGAATGGATGGTCACATATAAGCTCTGAGATATATCCTGAATCCAAAATAGAGTCTATTTCGATAGCATCAAGTCTTTTTAAAACTTCTTGCAGAATACCTTCAGAAGAAATGCTGGAAATATAAGCAATACATATGTTTGTTTTGGTGTATTTACCCACTTCTTTAAATATGAATTTTAAGTCAGGGTGTGGAATTCTCCTTCTTATCAACGAAAGATTGGTAATAATAGATTCATTAAAACCCTCTCTTGGACCCCTTACTATAGTTTCAGATGCAGGTTCATCTATTGAACGCGTTGAAAATCCCCTGGCATCGATTAAAATTGATTTTCCTTCACCATCAATAAAAAGAGAAGATTTGCCATTAAGGATGGAGTTTATTACATATTCAAAATCTGAGCTTAATTCTATTGATAAAGATGATAGAATAGTTTTGGTTAATTGCTCAGCTAAATCGTTATCATTTGTTATAAAATCGCTATACAATATTTTGCTGATTACATCGCTTGTTATAGAGTCTTCCTTAACCAATCCATTTATATAAACTATACAAAACTTAGTATTATTCTTCTGTAAAAACCTGCAAACTAATGTTTTATCTTCTTTAAATATTTCTCTTATTTTATCTATATTTTCGTTTAATGAATTAGAAATTCTTGATTTATTGTTCTTATTACTATTAAACTTATTCCACAGCATATTTAAACTCCCTCAACATTTTTAATATTATTTTTACTAAAAAAATACATTTTATTCAAAATGTTCAAAAAAAATTACAATTAAATTGTAACGCAACAATATTGACATAATAAAATTTAATGTTAGAATAATTTTGAATTTAGAAGATACATAATGTATCGATACAATAAGGAGGGGCAATATGGAAAGATACAAATTAAACGCAGACCTTGCTAAGATGTTAAAGGGCGGGGTGATTATGGATGTAACAAATGCTAAGGAGGCTGAAATTGCTGAAAGGGCAGGTGCATGCGCTGTTATGGCACTAGAGAGAGTTCCAGCCGATATTAGAAAACAGGGTGGGGTTGCAAGAATGTCTGACCCTAAACTTATCAAGGAAATAAAGAGAGCAGTTTCAATTCCTGTAATGGCAAAGGTGAGAATAGGACATATAGTAGAGGCACAAATACTTGAAGCTTTAGAAATAGACTATATCGATGAAAGCGAAGTTTTAACTCCAGCAGATGATAAGTATCACATCAACAAATGGGATTTTAAAGTTCCTTTTGTGTGTGGCGCAAGAAATTTAGGAGAGGCCCTAAGAAGAATAGGAGAAGGGGCTGCTATGATTAGAACAAAGGGCGAAGCCGGAACAGGAAATGTTGTTGAGGCTGTAAGGCATATTAGGCAGATAATGGATGACATAAGAAAGGTAAAGAATGCTCCAATTGAAGAGCTTATGACAATAGCTAAAGAGTTGGAAGCCCCATATCATCTTGTAGAATATGTTTGGAGGGAAGGAAAGCTTCCGGTTGTGAATTTTGCGGCTGGGGGAATTGCAACGCCAGCGGATGCTGCCCTAATGATGCAGCTTGGAGCAGAAGGAATATTTGTTGGTTCAGGTATATTCAAATCATCCAATCCAGAAAAAAGAGCAAAGGCTATTGTTTTAGCTACAACATATTATAAAGATGCAAATGTTCTGGCAGAAATCTCAGAGGATTTAGGAGAGCCTATGTTTGGAATTGAGATAAATGAGCTTAAAAACAATCTTGCTGAAAGAGGCTGGTAAAATGAATATAGGAGTTTTGTCTGTTCAAGGTGGAGTGATTGAACACATAAACCATCTTAAAGCACTGGATGTTGAGGCGATTGAAATAAAAAAGAAGGAAGAATTAGATGAAATTGATGGGATTATTCTACCAGGAGGAGAGAGCACTACAATAGGTAAAATAATTTCTGAAAATGGAATAAAAGATAAGCTTGTAGAATTGATAAAAAATGGACTTCCCGTCTGGGGAACCTGTGCAGGGATGATTCTTCTTGCAAAGGAAATTAAGAATGACAGAAGAAGACATTTGTGTGTTATGGATATTGAAGTTGAAAGAAATGCATTTGGTAGTCAGATAAACAGTTTTATTGTAAACAGCAAACTTGAGAATATTTCAAACGAGTCTATTCCGCTAATTTTTATAAGGGCTCCATATATTAGCACATTATTATCGGGTAATGTTGAAATAATTCACAAGATAGATGGAAAGATTGTTGCAGCAAGACAAAAGAATATGCTCGCAACAGCATTTCATCCAGAGCTTAGCGATAGTTTGGAGTTTCATAAATACTTTATAGAAAGAATGTGCAAACAATAAATAAATTTAATAGAAATATCCGTCTAAAATTTTGAATAAAAATCCCATGAATTGTTTTTTGAGGACTTCGAATGAGTTAAGTCTTAAAAATAATTCATGGGATTTATAATTAGACTTGATATTGGTTTATTTTCCTAAAGCTTCACTTATTTTGTCAAGGACAAATTGGCGGTGCTCAGGGATGTTTTCAAAATCAAGGTTGTCTACATTAATTTTAAGAATAGGCGAAATTGAATATTGCTCAAAATATTCTCTATAGTTTTTGTTCAATTTTTCCCAATATTCCCTTTCAACTATCTTTTCATAATCACGGCCGCGAAGATTAATTCTTCTTATTGCTTCATCAACTGATATTTCAAGATAAATCATAAGCTTTGGAGGATGGCAGTGTTCAATCATATTTTCAAAAAGCTCTATGTAAAGGTCGAACTCTTCCTGGCTCATTTCTCCGCTGTCCTTTAACATCTTTGCAAAAATGACATCTCCATAAATACTTCTATCCATAACAGCATTATCTACCATTGAAGCTTCCTTGATATGCTTAAACCTCTTGTTTAAGAAAAATATCTGCAGCGGAAAGCTATATCTATGTCTGTCATAGTAGAATTTCTCAAGAATTGGATTGTCAAAAACAGGTTCTTCAAAAGGAATATAACCCTGTTCCTTCAAAATTTTCATTAGGGTGGTTTTTCCTACACCAACAACACCATCGATAACAAGCATGTCCCAAAATCCTCCTTTATTTATCTTGCTGAGAGCATCAAAGTAAAACATATTATCTCCCCTCGAATTTTTAGTCCTATTAAGTATATAAAATTTAGACCATTATTACAATAGTTTTTGCCATATATAACCATTAGCGATGAAGAAAAATATTTTACTATTACGTCGAAAAAACGAATATGTTTAAAATTCTAATGATTAATAATTAAAGGTAAATTTATCCTTCCATCATTCAAAATAGCGAAGGACAGTTTAGAAAATTTTGAAAATATTCACTATTTAGGGAAAAAATTTGTTGAAATTTGCGATTTTTTAATTGCAGGAAAAACGTAAATTTTGTTGAATAAATATAGGTGGTAATGATTGTTGTTGAATGAAGGTGGTTTTGTGAATATTAATGAATCAGAAGTCTCCATTTTAGGATACGGAAATGTATTCTATAAGATGTTCGTAAACAGCCCAAATATTGTGCTGCTTGCGGATGAAGACGGTAAATTAATTCTTGCTAACAGAATGTTTTACAGGATAGTTAAAGATGAAATAGTTGATAAAAATATTTTTGATATTTTCAACTTCAACAAGGATGAAATTACAACTCATTTAAAAAAGAATGAGGAACTTTTCATCGAGAAATTTATTTATAATAAATATGGAAAAGAGTTATGGCTCAAAATTCACTTTTACCTTGTAAAACATAAAGAGAGAAGATTCTTAACAGCTATTTTAAACGACATTACAGACATAGTTGAAATGACAAGAAGAATTGACGATGATGAGATGATGCTTTCAAACATTTTAAACGGGGTCGAGGATTTTATATGCATGACGGATTTAGGGGGAACGATTACATATCTAAATTCTTCAGCAGAGAGAATACTTGGATTTAAGAAAGAAGAAATGATAGGCAAAAAACTTAGTGAATATTTTCACCAGGATGAGTTGGAGGAAGCAAAAAAAGAGTTTCAAAATCTACTGGATGGCAAAGGTGTGATTGATAAGAGAAAATTTAGACTGCTAAATTCAAATGGAGAATACATATGGTTTGAATTTATACACAGCTCTTTAATAGAAGAAAATAATGTGAAAGTTGGAACTATACTTATTTGTAGGGAAATTACCGAAAAGATAAGAATGGAACATGAAAACAAAAAAATAGCCCAGGAACTTGAATACGAGAGATTGAAAAGCGAATTTTTGGCAAATGTTTCACACGAGTTAAAGACACCTCTAAACGTCATTTACGGAATAGTTCAGCTAATGGAGATGTTTAAAAACAAGAATGAAACGACTGAATTTGTCAACAACTTTGATAAATTTTTCCCTATTTTGAAACAAAACACATATAGGCTCTTGAGGTTAACCAACAATATTGTTGATTTAACAAAGGCAGATGCTGGCTTTTTAACGCTCAATGCTGAAAATGTAGACATTGTTTATCTTGTTGAGGAAATATGCAATTCAACAAGAAATTATTTAAGCAGCAAAAATATAGAATTGATATTTAACACCGAAGTAGAAGAAAAGGTAATAGCCTGTGATACAAACAAAATAGAAAGAGTTATTCTTAATTTATTGTCTAACGCAGTTAAATTTTCAAACAATAATGGAAGGATAGAAGTAGACATAAGGGAAATACCAGGAAAAGTTCAGTTGACAATCAGCGACAATGGTATTGGGATTCCTAAAGAAATGCTTAATGAAGTTTTTGATAGATTTAAGCTGGTTGACACAACGCTAACACGCGAGAACGAAGGAAGCGGTATTGGACTTTCTCTTGTAAAGGAATTTATAGATTTGCACGCCGGGACAATAGAAGTTGAAAGCACAGTTGGCTTGGGAACAAAATTTATTATTACCCTGCCTGACATAACATTAGAAGATGAAAGTGCAGCATCATACTCGGAGAAAAACTACCTCGAGCAGGTGCACGTAGAATTTTCAGATTTGTCTAAGTAAATTAAAAGCCCACAAAGTATTAATAAACTCGGCATTAAGATTAAAGATAGATGCCGAGTTAGTCCTTTTAGGGGCTTTTGTTATTTGCAGTTTATTTAATATATTTGTTAACGTTTTTTAGATGTTCCTGATAAGTTTTGCTGAATACATGGCCCTCACCGGTATAAACATAATACAGATAATCGTGCTCTTCAGGGTATAGTGCTGCCTCAATTGATTTAATGCCTGGGCTTGCGATTGGGCCGGGTGGAAGCCCGGTAAATTTATATGTGTTGTATACCGATTCGTATTGATAATCTTTGTTATACAATCTTGGGATATTTTTTTCTCCCTTGGTTATTCCGTAAATGACTGTAGCATCTATTTGAAGAGGCATATTAAGCCTTAATCTATTGTAAATAACCCCAGCTATTCTTTTTCTTTCATCGTCGTTTGCAGCTTCCTTTTCTATTAAAGAAGCTATGGTTATAATCTGGCTGTTTTTAAGTCCAAGCTCCTTTGCACGGTTCCTAAATTCCTGACTGTAGTTTTTGGCAAATTGGTTAAATAAAATGCTTATAACCTCTGTGCTTTGGGCTGTATAGGGGATATAATATGTGTCGGGAAATAAATACCCCTCAAGTTCATAAAATACTTTTTTATCATTATCAAATAAATTAGCCTTATCATAATCAGAAATTTTGGCGTTTAAAAGCTCATCTTTTTTAATAAATCCATTGTTTTCGAGCCTCTGTGCAATCTGATGAAGATTAAATCCTTCCGGAATTGTTATTATTTTATAATCCGATTTTCCTGATGATAATTTTTTAAGAAGTTCATCGATATCAATTCCAGCTTTAATCAAATAGCTGCCGCTCTTTAGCTTAGTATCAAGACCTTTATATCTTGTATATAATTTGAAGAATGTTTTAGATTTAATTATTTTTTTGTTAAATAATTCATCAGTTATTTTTGACAATGTATCTCCTGATTTTATTGTAAAATAAACATCGGATTTATGGTATGTTTTCATATTTTCTTTGTATTGGTTATAAAAATAAAAGGACGACAATAACAAAGCAACCGCAATCGCAATTAAAACAATTTTTTTCATAACATCAACTCCAATCCTAGTTATATTATACATTACTCGAATAGACAGTCAAATAAATAAAATATATAATTAAATAAAGCCACAAATCTATTTAAAGGTGGGGTAATATGTTATATAGATTGCTTGGAAGGACTAACTTAATGGTATCGGAAGTTGGGTTTGGAGGAATTCCGATACAAAAACTAACTCAGGATGAAGCAGCAAAAGTTTTAATTAAAGCAGAGGAGTATGGGATAAACTTTGTGGACTCAGCCAGAGGATATACTTGCAGCGAAGAATATATAGGAAATGCACTAAAGGGAAGAAGACAAAAATGGATAATTGCAACAAAATCTATGGCAAGAAGCTACGACGATATGAAAAGGGATATTGAAACTAGCTTAAAAAATTTTAGAACTGATTATATTGATATTTACCAACTGCACAATATAAAAGAAATGAGCATATACGAACAGGTTTTAGCTGAAGACGGAGCGTATAGAGCTTTAGTTGAAGCTAAAAAGCAAGGAAAGATTGGACATATTGGTATAACAGCACACAGCCTTGATGTGTTAAAGGTTGCTGTTGAGAGCCATTATTTTGAAACAATAATGTATCCATATAATATAATTGAAAGGCAGGCAACTGATGTTTTTAAACGTGCCAAAGAAAAAGATATAGGAGTTATTGCAATGAAGCCGATGGCTGGAGGGGCTCTTTCAGACGGTGAGCTTGCAGTTAAATTTATATTGAAGGATGATTTTATATCGACGGTTATTCCAGGAATGGCAAGCATAGAAGAGGTTGTTGAAAATGCAAGGGCAAGTGGTGCAGCGCTGAAACAATCTGAACTGGAACTTTGCGATAAAATAGCTAATGAAATGGACAATAATTTCTGTAGAAGGTGCGGCTACTGTGCGCCCTGCCCTCAAAATATAGATATACCATTCAGTTTCATTTTAAGGTCCTACCACCAAAACTATGACCTAAAGGGATGGGCAAAGGAAAGATATGCAGCTTTAAATGGACATGCCTCCGACTGCAGAGAATGCGGGCTTTGTGAATCCAAATGCCCATACAACCTTCCCATCAGAAAAATGCTCAAGGAAGTTAAAACCACCTTCGGTTACTAATAATATGGCTGTATCAAAATATTTAAAAAATTTTCTGAAAGTTATAGTTTAGCCCCATGAATGATTTCCCAGGCTTCGCTCAAAAAACCTAAGTAACTCTAAGCTTTTCTTTGTTTTCAAAAGTCCTACCCGCGTGAGCCTACGTCCTGTAGGCCACGCGGCTCTGCTCGTCCTGAGCAGAATTACGGACTTTTGAAAAGTCGAAAAGCAAGAGTTACTAAGGTTCATGAGAGGCGCCTTTTGGAAATCATATCATGGGGCTTTTCAACAGAAACTAACCACAGCATTTAGGAATATTTTGATACAGCCTAGGGGAAAGAAATTTTTTAAAAAATTTATTGCAGGGGTTGTAATTTGGCTATAAAATTAATATAATAAACAAAAATTGGCAATGCAGCGGGGTGTTTTTATGGATTTTAAAGCACTTAAAATTGCATGGGACGTTCATAAGAAACAAATAAGAAAGGGTTCAGATATTCCCTATATTGTTCATCCTATTGAAGTGGCAATTATTTTATATGAAAATGGGGCAGACGATGATATTCTAAATGCAGCTCTTCTGCATGATACTATAGAAGATACAAAGGGAGACAGAGAGATTCTGTTATCATATCTTAAGCAAAACTTCAATTCAAGGGTAGTTGATCTCATACTTGCAGCATCAGAACCATACAAAGTTCAATCGAAAAAAGTTTTATCCAAAGAAGAAGAGATAAATACCTGGATGGAAAGAAAAAAGCATACAATAGACTTTATAAAAAATGCAAATTTAGATGTCAAGATGCTAATTTGTGCAGATAAATTGAGCAATATAAGAAGTACCTTTAAGGATTACAAACGAATAGGAGATAGGGTGTGGAAAAAATTTAATGCAGGATATGATGAACAGAAGTGGTATTATGAAAATCTAGTAAAAGTTTTAAATGATCTTGAAGATAAAAATATGTACAAAGAACTAAAAACACTTGTTGAGAATATATTTGAAGACAGAAATAAAATAGTTCAGATAAAAGAAGCTTCAGAAGAAGATAAAAATTTCCTTAAAGAAATAATAAAAGATAATTGGGGTTCAGAGATTATAGTTTCAAAAGGTAAAGCATACAATGTGCTAAATCTTCCTGTAATTATTGCCAAAGTGGGCGAAAAGATACAGGGCTTTGCTGCCTATTCAATAGAAAATAAAGAATGCGAACTTGTTTTACTAGAGAGCGTGGAACAAAGCAAAGGAATAGGAGGGATGCTGATAGAAAAAATAATTCAGATTTCAAAGGAAAATAACTGCAGAAGACTGTTCCTTATAACTACGAACGATAACATAGAAGCAATCAAATTCTATCAAAAAAATGGATTTAAATTGAGTTCAGTATATAAAGGGGCTGTAAATGAGGCTAGAAAGATAAAACCTCAAATACCTCTTTTAGGTAATTATGATATTCCAATAGAAGACGAGATAGAATTTGAGTTAATTTTTAGTTAGAAATATGGAAAATTATAAAAATTTATGATAAAGTTATAAAAATATACTTGGGATTGGGGGTTAAAGGATGCAAAGGAGAAAACATTCAATATATTTATCTGATATAAAAAGATATATAAATGGTGAGCACTATAGTGCATATGAGTTTTTAGGAAGCAGACTAATAGAGCATAACGGTAAAAGGGGAGTAGCATTTTGCCTTTATGCACCTTATGCTAAGGAAGTCAGGGTTGTTGGAAACTTCAATGGCTGGGACGGAAAAGAACATAAGATGCTTAAAGTTTTAGATACAGGCTTTTGGTGGCTATTAATCGAAGGACTACATGAAGGAGAAATGTATAAATATGAAATAATTAAGTCTGACGGGAATAAAGTTTTAAAGGCAGATCCTTATGCCTTTTATTCAGAATTAAGACCTAATACAGCTTCCATAGTATGCGATATAGACTACAACTGGAATGATAATGAATGGATGTTAAATAGAAAGAGTATCAACTATTTTGAATCGCCAATGAATATTTACGAAGTTCATCTTGGTTCATGGAAAATGAGAGACGGTGAACCTTTAAATTACAAAGAATGTGCAGATGAATTGATTCCATATCTTAAGGAAATGGGATATACCCATATAGAACTGCTTCCTATAATGGAACATCCGTTAGATGCCTCATGGGGATATCAAATAACAGGATACTATGCTGCAACTAGTAGATATGGAAAGCCACAGGATTTTAAATATTTTGTTGATAGAATGCACCAAAACGGTATAGGAGTAATACTCGACTGGGTTCCAGGGCATTTTTGCAGGGACGAGCATGGACTATACGCCTTCGATGGAAGTCATCTTTATGAGCACGACGACCCAAGGCTTGGGGACAACTACGACTGGGGAACTGCAAATTTCGATTATGGTAAAAAGCATGTTCAAAGCTTTCTTATTTCAAACGCTATGTTCTGGTTTGAAGAATTTCATATAGACGGATTAAGAGTTGATGCGGTTGCAAGCATGCTTTATCTAAACTTTGGAAAACCTAATCTTGATATTAAAAACAGATTCGGCGGATATGAAAATATTGATGCTGTAGATTTCTTGAAAAAATTAAACAAGACAATATATGAAAACATAGACAACCCCATTATGATAGCTGAAGAGTCAACTACCTGGCCTCTGGTTACATATCCAACCTATGAAGGAGGGCTGGGATTCAGCTTTAAGTGGAATATGGGATGGATGAACGACACTTTAAAATATATGAATTATGATAAATTCAGTAGAAAAAATAATCACAATCTTTTGACTTTTTCGATGATGTATGCTTATTCGGAAAACTTTATACTTCCTTTATCCCACGATGAAGTAGTCCACGGGAAAAAATCATTGATTGACAAAATGTCGGGTGATTACGAGGAAAAATTTAAAAACCTTAGGCTTTTATACGGCTATATGATGACACACCCAGGAAAGAAGCTTTTGTTTATGGGAGGCGAAATTGCACAATTTATCGAATGGAGATTTTATTCACAAATAGAATGGTTCCTTTTAAAATATCCAATTCACGACGCTCTATTTAGATTCGTAAAGGAACTCAACCATATTTATTTAGAAAACAAATCCCTATGGGAGCTCGACCACAAAATGGAGGGCTTTGAATGGATAGATGCCGATAACAACCATCAGAGCGTAATTTCGTATATCAGGTATGCAAAGGACAAAAAGGACCATATTGTAGTTGTTATTAATTTTTCAGACGGAAATTATGAACAATATAAAATAGGCGTTCCCTTTGAGACAAAATATAGGGAAATATTAAACAGTGATAAGGATATTTATGGTGGAAGTAATTTTATTAACTCAAGCAGCATAAAATCAGTAGATGATTCATGGCACGGAAAAGACTTTAGTATAAGCATTAAACTTGCGCCATATTCAATTATACTTTTAAAACCGGAGAAGGAGTGATATCATGGCAAAAAAAGAGATTATAGCGATGGTCCTTGCTGGAGGGCAGGGAACAAGGCTAAAGGCACTTACTAAAAACAATGCAAAGCCTGCAGTTCCATTTGGAGGAAAATACAGAATAATAGATTTTGTATTAAGCAACTGTGCAAATTCATCGATAGATACTGTTGGAGTTTTGACGCAATATCAGCCTCTTATACTAAATGCACATATTGGAATTGGAATGACATGGGACCTTGACAGGAAGTTTGGAGGAGTAAGAATACTTCCTCCATATCAGCACGAGGCGGGTGGAAATTGGTATAAGGGAACTGCTGATGCCATTTATCAAAACATGACATATATAGATTATTATAACCCTGAATATCTTTTGGTGCTATCTGGCGACCACATTTACAAGATGGATTACAACGAAATGCTTGACTATCATAGGGAGAAAAATGCAGACGCAACGATTGCGGTAATCGATGTTCCATTAAACGAAGCAAGCCGCTTTGGAATTATGAACGCACATGAGGATGGAAGGATATACGAGTTTGAAGAAAAACCTAAAAAGCCAAAAAGCACATTGGCTTCTATGGGTATTTATATATTTAACTGGAACAGATTAAAACAGTTTTTAAGGGAAGACCAAAAGGACCCAACATCGTCAAATGATTTTGGGAAGAATATTATTCCTAAAATGCTTGATGCAAGGTTAAAGCTTTACGCATACAGGTTTGAAGGTTATTGGAAGGATGTTGGAACTATTGAGAGCTATTGGGAGGCTAATATGGACCTTTTAAAGGAAGACCCAACACTTGATTTATATGAAAGCATAAACAAGATTTACGCTGTCGATTATTCACTTCCGCCTCAATATGTAGGTCCTGAGGCTTCTATTAAAAATTCTATGATTGTCGACGGATGCACAATTTATGGAGAGGTGGAAAATTCCATTATCTCGAGGGGAGTTTATATAGGCAAAGATGCAGTTGTGAAGGATTCAGTGGTTTTACAGGACGCAAGGATTGAAGACGGCGCAGTTATAAATAAATGCGTTATTGGAAATGGTGCAAGGATAAGGGAAAAAGTAGTTGTTGGAGATGGGGAAAATATAATACTTGTCCCAGAGAAAAAAGATGTAAAAGAAAACATGCTAAAGGAATGATGGGGTGATTTTATGCTAAGAGATTATATGGGTGTAATAGTTTTAAACGAGGATGAAAGCAATATTAGAAGCCTTACATTAAACAGGCCGCTTGCTTCT from Caloramator mitchellensis includes the following:
- a CDS encoding Ger(x)C family spore germination protein — its product is MKLVKIIILTLIVLLYSSCWNYREIDKIAPAAGISFDYDEDKNVYSLTVEIVTLKTAENGIQQMPEYFTSEGETIFDAVRNIIAKSGKKIYWAHSKTVYISEKIAKRGIIDVLDFIERDAEVRSDMKIVLVKGKKAGDIFKAKTESEKIVSFHIDEILENSRSVSKYPNIELWDLINQIQSDASAAILPVAYIVEDFGKEVVKLSGCALLKKAKLIGFLDERDTKNLLFLNNKLYGGIIPIRNVLGTNSNVSFEIYNSKTKVNPKINDGKITFYVVVSIDVSLAEISGEINFIEEKNLEKLKEFAEEYIEKDIQATFYKIRDIYALDVFGFSKNTKIKYPKFWKESKNEWVDIFMSSSIDVSVNLNIFGSATTNDIIKVGK
- a CDS encoding spore germination protein, with the translated sequence MLWNKFNSNKNNKSRISNSLNENIDKIREIFKEDKTLVCRFLQKNNTKFCIVYINGLVKEDSITSDVISKILYSDFITNDNDLAEQLTKTILSSLSIELSSDFEYVINSILNGKSSLFIDGEGKSILIDARGFSTRSIDEPASETIVRGPREGFNESIITNLSLIRRRIPHPDLKFIFKEVGKYTKTNICIAYISSISSEGILQEVLKRLDAIEIDSILDSGYISELICDHPFSTFQTIGYTERPDVVCSKILEGRIAIIVDGSPFALTLPYLLIEAFQSNEDYYSSWLFASFNRLIRILGFFLSTTIPSLFIALSNYHQELLPTPLLLSIAAAREGVPFPTVIEAFGMIFVFEILREAGTRLPKPVGQAVSIVGVLVIGEAAVSARFISAPMVIITALTGITEFLIPQLTTSIIAYRFIILFFTAFLGFYGTMFGLFTMFIQLFSMKSFGVPYTLHAVSIDFQNIKDTAIRVPWWAMKLRPILIGAKNKVRNTSINPMKGKDNGEVS
- the pdxS gene encoding pyridoxal 5'-phosphate synthase lyase subunit PdxS, which encodes MERYKLNADLAKMLKGGVIMDVTNAKEAEIAERAGACAVMALERVPADIRKQGGVARMSDPKLIKEIKRAVSIPVMAKVRIGHIVEAQILEALEIDYIDESEVLTPADDKYHINKWDFKVPFVCGARNLGEALRRIGEGAAMIRTKGEAGTGNVVEAVRHIRQIMDDIRKVKNAPIEELMTIAKELEAPYHLVEYVWREGKLPVVNFAAGGIATPADAALMMQLGAEGIFVGSGIFKSSNPEKRAKAIVLATTYYKDANVLAEISEDLGEPMFGIEINELKNNLAERGW
- the pdxT gene encoding pyridoxal 5'-phosphate synthase glutaminase subunit PdxT, whose amino-acid sequence is MNIGVLSVQGGVIEHINHLKALDVEAIEIKKKEELDEIDGIILPGGESTTIGKIISENGIKDKLVELIKNGLPVWGTCAGMILLAKEIKNDRRRHLCVMDIEVERNAFGSQINSFIVNSKLENISNESIPLIFIRAPYISTLLSGNVEIIHKIDGKIVAARQKNMLATAFHPELSDSLEFHKYFIERMCKQ
- a CDS encoding deoxynucleoside kinase codes for the protein MFYFDALSKINKGGFWDMLVIDGVVGVGKTTLMKILKEQGYIPFEEPVFDNPILEKFYYDRHRYSFPLQIFFLNKRFKHIKEASMVDNAVMDRSIYGDVIFAKMLKDSGEMSQEEFDLYIELFENMIEHCHPPKLMIYLEISVDEAIRRINLRGRDYEKIVEREYWEKLNKNYREYFEQYSISPILKINVDNLDFENIPEHRQFVLDKISEALGK
- a CDS encoding sensor histidine kinase; this translates as MNINESEVSILGYGNVFYKMFVNSPNIVLLADEDGKLILANRMFYRIVKDEIVDKNIFDIFNFNKDEITTHLKKNEELFIEKFIYNKYGKELWLKIHFYLVKHKERRFLTAILNDITDIVEMTRRIDDDEMMLSNILNGVEDFICMTDLGGTITYLNSSAERILGFKKEEMIGKKLSEYFHQDELEEAKKEFQNLLDGKGVIDKRKFRLLNSNGEYIWFEFIHSSLIEENNVKVGTILICREITEKIRMEHENKKIAQELEYERLKSEFLANVSHELKTPLNVIYGIVQLMEMFKNKNETTEFVNNFDKFFPILKQNTYRLLRLTNNIVDLTKADAGFLTLNAENVDIVYLVEEICNSTRNYLSSKNIELIFNTEVEEKVIACDTNKIERVILNLLSNAVKFSNNNGRIEVDIREIPGKVQLTISDNGIGIPKEMLNEVFDRFKLVDTTLTRENEGSGIGLSLVKEFIDLHAGTIEVESTVGLGTKFIITLPDITLEDESAASYSEKNYLEQVHVEFSDLSK